A stretch of Desulfurivibrio alkaliphilus AHT 2 DNA encodes these proteins:
- a CDS encoding ATP-binding protein → MKRLAEKQIAGWKDSPRRKPLIIRGARQVGKTWLVENVLAKQFKSFVKIDLEKRRDLHPHFSENLEPRSLLNHLELTAGRIIPGQTLVFLDEIQACPRALMALRYFHEEMPDLHVVAAGSLLEFAFGEISVPVGRVQYLHMHPMTFYEYLLAMGKERMAEYTLSQQDDVARSIQEIILGELRGYFFVGGMPECVKTYRDTGSMVETFQVQSEILDSYRDDFSKYTPHINTSCLDAVFLGVAKHIGEQLKYSRLNDGHSSQMNHKAFDLLAKAKVIHKIPACDPSGLPLGATANPKKFKASMLDIGLMQRLCQVPVELELQQENLLAMYRGKLAEQFVAQELLAWHGSELFYWAREARGSSAEVDFLVVRQGNIYPVEVKSGAGGSLRSMHLMLEKYHNCPQGLVLYGGTSNELSDQKLQFLPLYCAATIGDQRGGRVTKDTLPQTIF, encoded by the coding sequence ATGAAACGATTGGCGGAAAAACAGATTGCAGGCTGGAAAGATTCGCCGCGTCGTAAGCCGCTGATAATTCGTGGAGCGCGCCAGGTTGGTAAAACATGGCTTGTCGAGAATGTTCTCGCGAAACAATTTAAGAGCTTTGTCAAAATAGATCTGGAAAAACGCCGCGACCTGCACCCGCATTTCTCTGAAAATCTTGAGCCTCGGTCGTTACTGAACCATCTTGAATTGACCGCCGGTCGAATCATTCCCGGTCAGACGCTTGTTTTCCTTGATGAGATTCAGGCCTGCCCGCGAGCACTGATGGCATTACGTTATTTTCATGAAGAGATGCCCGATCTCCATGTTGTTGCTGCCGGTTCATTGCTGGAGTTTGCCTTTGGCGAGATATCCGTGCCGGTCGGTCGCGTTCAGTATCTGCACATGCATCCGATGACATTTTACGAATATCTGCTGGCAATGGGCAAAGAGCGGATGGCGGAATACACCCTGAGTCAGCAGGATGATGTTGCACGGTCTATCCAGGAAATCATTCTCGGGGAATTGCGGGGCTATTTCTTTGTTGGCGGCATGCCTGAATGTGTCAAGACCTATCGTGACACCGGTTCCATGGTTGAAACCTTTCAAGTTCAATCAGAGATTCTGGACTCGTATCGCGATGACTTTTCCAAATACACCCCCCATATCAACACAAGCTGCCTGGATGCGGTTTTTTTGGGCGTGGCAAAGCATATTGGAGAGCAATTAAAATATTCCCGTCTCAATGATGGGCATTCAAGCCAGATGAATCACAAAGCGTTTGATCTGCTGGCCAAGGCGAAGGTCATTCATAAAATTCCGGCCTGTGACCCAAGCGGATTGCCATTAGGCGCAACTGCCAATCCAAAAAAATTCAAGGCATCCATGCTCGACATAGGGCTTATGCAGAGACTCTGTCAGGTGCCGGTTGAACTGGAATTACAGCAGGAAAATCTTCTGGCCATGTACCGTGGAAAACTAGCGGAACAATTTGTTGCCCAGGAACTGCTGGCCTGGCATGGATCAGAGTTGTTTTATTGGGCTCGGGAGGCCCGTGGCAGTAGTGCCGAGGTGGATTTTCTCGTTGTGCGGCAAGGAAATATTTACCCGGTAGAGGTTAAATCCGGAGCCGGCGGGAGCCTGCGAAGCATGCACCTTATGCTTGAAAAATATCATAATTGTCCGCAAGGATTGGTCCTTTATGGCGGAACGAGCAACGAACTATCCGACCAGAAACTCCAATTCCTCCCACTGTATTGTGCCGCGACCATTGGTGATCAACGAGGTGGTCGAGTAACAAAAGACACTCTCCCGCAAACGATATTTTAA
- a CDS encoding Rpn family recombination-promoting nuclease/putative transposase, whose protein sequence is MGWSWAGMRIRSKELFSYPEFVRQLIEGFTSPEIARIMDFSTLKLHSGHYITPFTSTC, encoded by the coding sequence ATGGGGTGGTCGTGGGCGGGGATGCGGATCAGGTCGAAAGAGCTGTTCAGCTACCCGGAGTTTGTCCGGCAGCTTATCGAAGGCTTTACCTCGCCGGAGATTGCCCGGATCATGGATTTTTCCACCCTCAAACTGCATAGCGGTCATTACATAACGCCTTTTACCAGCACCTGCTGA